In Lewinellaceae bacterium, a single window of DNA contains:
- a CDS encoding rhomboid family intramembrane serine protease, producing MLQSIWDDVKREFSYGNMVTRIIIINIIVFVVVNLTDLFLFIGNGGKPSPFYETFLHFFCLSSDWKFLLTHPWGIFTSMFLHEGFWHILWNMLFMYWFGRIVSDFIGNQRILPIYLLGGIAGGFLYIASANLLPYSGGGGSFALGASGAVMAIVVAAGAIAPDYIMRLLFIGDVKLKYIVGVLVFLDLILIPKGGNTGGHFAHLGGAAFGWFFVFQLRNGNDWSAPVNNVMDSISSFFRSLFSGNRGSRPKVVYRNPNRTATRSRSRSSRQDNRGEAASDSNNKAYQERLDAILDKIKKSGYESLSKEEKEFLFNASKK from the coding sequence TTCAGCTACGGTAATATGGTCACCCGTATTATCATCATCAATATCATCGTATTTGTCGTCGTAAACCTTACCGACCTTTTTCTGTTTATCGGCAACGGCGGCAAGCCCTCTCCTTTTTACGAGACTTTCCTCCACTTTTTTTGTTTGTCTTCCGACTGGAAGTTCCTGCTAACCCACCCCTGGGGCATTTTCACCAGCATGTTTTTGCACGAGGGCTTCTGGCACATCCTCTGGAACATGCTGTTCATGTACTGGTTTGGCCGCATCGTGAGCGATTTCATCGGCAACCAGCGCATCCTGCCCATCTATTTGCTGGGGGGCATTGCCGGAGGATTTTTGTACATCGCTTCTGCCAACCTGCTGCCTTACAGTGGGGGGGGGGGCAGTTTTGCCCTCGGCGCTTCCGGCGCCGTGATGGCCATCGTGGTGGCCGCCGGGGCTATTGCGCCGGACTACATCATGCGCCTGCTGTTCATCGGCGACGTCAAGCTGAAATACATCGTCGGCGTGCTGGTGTTCCTCGACCTGATCCTGATCCCCAAAGGGGGCAACACGGGGGGGCACTTTGCCCACCTGGGCGGGGCGGCCTTCGGCTGGTTCTTCGTCTTCCAGCTCCGGAACGGGAACGACTGGTCGGCGCCGGTCAATAATGTGATGGACAGCATCAGCAGTTTCTTCCGCAGCCTGTTCAGCGGCAACCGCGGCAGCCGCCCCAAGGTGGTCTACCGCAACCCCAACCGGACCGCCACCCGCAGCCGGAGCCGCAGCAGCCGGCAGGACAACCGCGGCGAAGCCGCCTCCGACAGCAACAACAAAGCCTACCAGGAACGCCTCGACGCCATACTCGACAAGATTAAAAAGTCGGGCTACGAAAGCCTTTCCAAGGAAGAGAAAGAATTCCTTTTCAATGCCAGCAAAAAGTAA
- a CDS encoding endonuclease/exonuclease/phosphatase family protein: protein MPAKSKFYRFLRWINILLILVTLLAYLAPYVSPVVFWPISFAGLLYPWLLLGNILCIIGWLALRKYYFLFSLGCILLGWSHFQSYIGLHFGPRNYPEGSIRVMTFNSFGFHHGGKAGARFTLEELPGSFPLEGMDIICFQEFPSPRRANYFVDYIRANSPLKNVVFQKGGSLAIFSRFPVKAKDTHYFPNRVNGYQYADLEINGRMVRLFNIHLQSNSVAGIADQVAEEGANLQDKKTWLRIRGMMGRYKRTAILRAEQAQEVVEKIKESPYPVLLCGDFNEIPQSYAYHTLSQGLQDAFKARGSGLGVTYNGRIPALRIDYVMAGPEFEVLGHQIGRAKFSDHFPVFGVVRLIGE from the coding sequence ATGCCAGCAAAAAGTAAATTCTACCGCTTCCTGCGGTGGATCAATATACTGCTCATCCTGGTTACCCTGCTCGCCTACCTGGCGCCTTATGTGAGCCCGGTCGTTTTCTGGCCCATATCCTTCGCCGGGCTGCTCTATCCCTGGCTGCTGCTCGGCAACATCCTGTGCATCATCGGCTGGCTGGCCCTGAGGAAATATTACTTCCTTTTTTCCCTGGGCTGCATCCTGCTGGGATGGAGCCACTTTCAGTCTTATATCGGCTTGCATTTTGGCCCAAGGAACTACCCGGAAGGCAGCATCCGCGTTATGACCTTCAACTCCTTTGGGTTTCACCACGGAGGCAAGGCCGGCGCCCGCTTCACGCTGGAGGAACTGCCTGGCTCCTTTCCTTTGGAAGGCATGGACATCATCTGCTTCCAGGAATTTCCCTCGCCGCGCCGGGCCAACTATTTTGTCGACTACATCAGGGCCAACAGCCCGCTGAAGAATGTCGTATTTCAAAAAGGGGGGAGCCTGGCCATCTTCTCCCGGTTTCCAGTCAAAGCAAAAGACACCCATTACTTCCCCAACCGGGTCAACGGCTATCAGTACGCCGACCTGGAAATTAACGGGCGCATGGTTCGCCTGTTCAACATCCACCTCCAGTCCAACTCGGTGGCAGGCATTGCCGACCAGGTGGCGGAAGAGGGCGCCAACCTGCAGGATAAAAAAACCTGGCTGCGCATCCGCGGCATGATGGGGCGCTACAAACGGACCGCCATCCTGCGGGCGGAACAAGCTCAGGAAGTGGTGGAAAAAATAAAGGAAAGCCCCTATCCGGTGTTGCTGTGCGGAGATTTTAACGAGATTCCGCAATCTTATGCCTACCATACCCTTTCCCAGGGCTTGCAGGACGCCTTCAAAGCCCGCGGCAGCGGCCTGGGCGTCACCTACAACGGCAGGATACCCGCGCTGCGGATCGACTATGTGATGGCCGGGCCGGAGTTTGAGGTGCTGGGGCATCAGATCGGGCGGGCGAAGTTCTCGGATCACTTTCCGGTGTTCGGGGTGGTGCGGCTGATTGGCGAATGA
- a CDS encoding transcriptional regulator, translating to MEKHFKVFTLALVMQFKKELHQKVEGFDILLSGEQPYFKETGLLKDSIIRLGFLAVLPSNQILGKIGAVPSEIIKLALERLSYKGNAA from the coding sequence TTGGAAAAGCACTTCAAAGTATTTACCTTGGCGTTAGTAATGCAGTTTAAAAAGGAATTGCACCAAAAAGTAGAAGGTTTTGATATTTTATTAAGCGGGGAACAGCCATACTTTAAAGAAACCGGCTTGTTAAAAGATTCAATCATCCGCCTTGGTTTTCTTGCCGTTTTACCTTCGAATCAAATCCTTGGCAAGATCGGGGCAGTTCCATCAGAAATCATTAAGCTTGCCCTGGAAAGGCTAAGCTATAAGGGAAATGCGGCTTAA
- a CDS encoding S8 family serine peptidase → MVFLKLPIHAQVIVNESWSSAFGSLPEIGWSVSEIGENGNIYTVGHEQAAGRVQFSLAGHDSEGNLLWASGLEASGISFSFGTALLLDGQGNIYCAGAAVGPGTNGYDLLVAKFDTSGNQSWYILIDGPEELDDYGLALLSVDAENLMVAGLSSSSEGGQDILAVMASDEGDVVWQSYYDYAQKDDAPIDIEIFDESNVEILGASQDANGDWDILSWRLPIDDGEPGSDYRYPFLKLDYEKGVYCEKDSQGNYYFSGAKTSEAGGLDMQLIKLDASFELEWAKEIDSGFGDDVVFSTVFSPEDAAVYLGGYRANRQGGQDMYVASFSSAGDLSIEHQRVNNQPASKAAARAIRLAADGDIYAAGEAQAGGDKELVITRFDKEAGQLWEVKAGLVANPERQSFSLLADGQGRLLFSGAVQEVESQKYVLKALEELDLDREVVFSEDSIPHYIKGEVIIRFASPVLDSSFVDNTKLHYGPLCEVVTDTALLNEMEQLLEPAPGQEVCDCQLVKVFPGLTTEELCITTLDGNPLYIPPFWTTMLLKNCTTGKNELAVSAGLDSISAGRIIYAHPNFVGTGNADCEDPLCDEQHSLWDTPNTDYSEEASINILPAWDHSTGKPEVKVGLFDSGIFYQHEDFGYGSVVEESWDFVNGSSQNVITTSEDSTSHGTRGAGIIGAIRGNDIGIAGIAGGDTGSPGVTLLGFRVLTIQNMWAISKYADALLYALRANGSPMIGLANNSLSVQDDGSSANDVGLLEEAVNLAFRAGVSLIASRGNGFDGGDLTLTQYPCSFDDEITICVGSTGTDGELKYEENGDPDYPGPGDDSYSSMYGDPMDLLAPGSGGLIKTTTNADQGYGGHTGTSAAAPHATGVAALLASASEQVRLSVEDLEHIMQYTADDLESPFYDQRTAWGRLNAGAALEFIQENRVLHFSAVPGRGSRTFLSSW, encoded by the coding sequence ATGGTTTTTTTAAAGCTTCCCATCCACGCCCAGGTCATTGTAAACGAAAGCTGGTCTTCTGCTTTTGGCAGCCTGCCGGAGATCGGCTGGAGTGTTAGCGAAATAGGAGAAAACGGAAACATTTATACCGTAGGGCACGAGCAGGCGGCAGGCCGCGTACAGTTTTCGCTGGCCGGCCATGACAGCGAGGGCAACCTGCTGTGGGCCTCCGGCCTGGAGGCAAGCGGAATATCCTTCAGCTTCGGCACGGCCTTGCTATTGGACGGGCAAGGAAACATCTATTGCGCCGGAGCGGCGGTTGGCCCTGGCACGAACGGCTACGACCTTTTGGTAGCCAAGTTTGATACATCCGGCAATCAATCCTGGTATATCCTTATCGACGGCCCGGAAGAACTCGACGACTATGGCTTGGCGCTTCTGAGCGTCGATGCCGAAAACCTGATGGTTGCCGGCTTGTCCTCGTCTTCCGAAGGCGGGCAGGACATCCTGGCGGTTATGGCCAGCGACGAGGGCGACGTCGTTTGGCAGTCGTATTACGACTATGCCCAGAAAGACGACGCCCCCATCGACATCGAAATTTTTGACGAATCCAACGTGGAAATACTGGGCGCCAGCCAGGACGCAAATGGGGATTGGGACATCCTCTCCTGGCGCTTGCCTATTGACGACGGAGAGCCGGGAAGCGATTACAGATACCCTTTCCTCAAACTGGATTATGAAAAAGGGGTGTATTGCGAAAAAGACAGCCAGGGCAACTATTACTTCAGCGGCGCCAAAACTTCTGAAGCAGGCGGGCTGGACATGCAATTGATAAAGCTCGATGCCAGCTTCGAGTTGGAATGGGCAAAAGAAATAGACAGCGGTTTTGGAGACGATGTTGTTTTCAGCACGGTCTTTTCTCCTGAGGACGCGGCTGTTTACCTGGGCGGATACCGCGCCAACCGCCAAGGCGGGCAGGATATGTACGTGGCTTCTTTTTCTTCTGCCGGCGACTTATCGATAGAGCACCAGAGGGTAAACAACCAGCCGGCCAGCAAAGCCGCCGCCCGCGCCATCCGGCTTGCCGCCGACGGGGACATATATGCGGCAGGCGAGGCACAAGCAGGAGGCGATAAAGAACTGGTGATCACCCGCTTCGATAAAGAAGCCGGGCAGTTGTGGGAAGTAAAGGCCGGGCTGGTGGCCAACCCCGAACGGCAATCTTTTTCCCTCTTGGCCGACGGCCAGGGAAGGCTCCTGTTCTCCGGGGCCGTTCAGGAGGTAGAGTCTCAAAAGTACGTACTGAAGGCCTTGGAAGAGCTGGATTTGGATAGAGAGGTGGTCTTTTCGGAAGACTCCATCCCCCATTACATCAAAGGAGAAGTCATCATCCGCTTTGCCTCCCCTGTATTGGATAGCAGTTTTGTAGACAACACAAAATTGCACTACGGCCCGCTTTGCGAAGTGGTGACGGATACCGCCCTGTTGAATGAAATGGAACAACTGCTGGAGCCTGCCCCCGGGCAAGAGGTTTGTGATTGCCAATTGGTCAAGGTGTTCCCCGGGCTGACAACAGAAGAGCTTTGTATCACCACCCTGGATGGGAACCCGCTATACATCCCTCCATTCTGGACGACGATGCTGTTGAAAAACTGCACCACCGGAAAAAACGAACTCGCCGTCAGCGCCGGGCTGGACAGCATCAGTGCCGGAAGGATAATCTACGCCCATCCCAATTTTGTCGGCACCGGCAATGCGGATTGCGAAGACCCGCTGTGCGACGAACAGCATTCATTGTGGGATACGCCCAATACTGATTACTCGGAAGAGGCTTCCATAAATATCCTGCCTGCCTGGGATCACAGCACCGGCAAGCCGGAGGTAAAAGTGGGCCTTTTTGATTCCGGCATTTTTTACCAGCACGAAGATTTCGGTTATGGCTCGGTAGTAGAAGAATCCTGGGACTTTGTAAACGGAAGCAGTCAAAATGTCATTACGACATCAGAGGATTCGACCTCTCATGGCACCCGGGGAGCAGGCATCATTGGCGCCATACGGGGCAATGATATCGGCATTGCAGGCATTGCCGGCGGAGATACCGGTTCTCCTGGCGTTACCCTGTTGGGGTTTAGAGTACTGACGATTCAAAATATGTGGGCGATCTCGAAGTATGCCGATGCTCTTTTATATGCTCTGCGGGCCAACGGCAGCCCGATGATCGGGCTGGCGAATAACAGCCTCTCCGTTCAGGATGACGGTTCTTCTGCCAATGATGTTGGGCTGTTGGAAGAAGCGGTGAACCTCGCGTTCCGCGCCGGCGTATCTTTGATTGCATCCCGGGGCAATGGCTTTGATGGAGGAGACCTTACGCTAACGCAATATCCTTGCAGTTTTGATGATGAAATCACTATATGTGTGGGTTCGACCGGGACTGACGGGGAGTTGAAGTATGAAGAAAATGGCGACCCAGACTATCCTGGCCCGGGTGATGACAGCTATTCCTCAATGTATGGAGACCCCATGGACCTGCTCGCTCCCGGCAGTGGCGGGTTGATCAAGACAACGACCAATGCAGACCAGGGTTATGGCGGCCATACGGGCACCTCCGCCGCTGCGCCCCACGCCACCGGCGTCGCTGCCCTGTTGGCCTCTGCCAGCGAGCAGGTACGGTTGTCGGTAGAAGACCTGGAGCATATCATGCAGTACACGGCCGATGACCTGGAATCCCCCTTCTACGACCAGAGAACCGCTTGGGGCAGGCTGAACGCGGGAGCGGCGCTGGAATTCATCCAGGAAAACCGCGTCCTGCACTTTTCTGCCGTGCCCGGTCGGGGCAGCAGAACTTTTCTGTCAAGCTGGTAA
- a CDS encoding cysteine--tRNA ligase has translation MQHKLKIYNSLNRQKEPFEPLNEGYVGLYVCGPTVYSDVHLGNCRTFVSFDVVYRYLMYLGYKVRYVRNITDVGHLEGDTDSDAEDKISKKARLEQLEPMELVQRHTRSFHHILGMLNTLTPSIEPRATGHIVEQIQMVQEILDNGYAYVKNGSVYFNTPKFIKDYGVYGKLSGKQVDDLLTETRDDLKNQDEKNHPSDFAIWIKADERHLMRWPSPWSTGFPGWHLECSAMSTKYLGKQFDIHGGGMDLQFPHHENEIAQNYGACGCMPVRFWMHGNMLLVNSRKMSKTPDPETGKSNSITPVELFSGENEIFSKPYSPMVVRFFMLQSHYRSTLDLTDDALLAAERGFRRLMEANKTLQGMAYTGKGAEGPLGKEVKKLIAQVHEEMNDDFNTPKALAVLFDLVTKVNSLKDGHLSIDEIPEETFQKLKSTFHDFIYDIFGLKDELDGGAEGNGLADGLMQLIIDIRQQARANKDWATSDKIRDALKELEIVLKDGKEGTSWVKG, from the coding sequence ATGCAACACAAACTGAAGATATACAACAGCCTCAACCGGCAGAAAGAACCGTTCGAACCCCTGAACGAGGGCTACGTAGGCCTGTACGTCTGCGGCCCTACGGTATATAGCGATGTGCACCTGGGCAACTGCCGCACCTTTGTGTCTTTTGACGTGGTTTATCGCTACCTGATGTACCTGGGCTACAAGGTGCGCTACGTCCGCAACATCACCGACGTGGGTCATCTGGAAGGAGATACCGACTCGGATGCCGAGGACAAAATTTCCAAAAAGGCCCGCCTGGAGCAGCTGGAGCCTATGGAACTCGTACAGCGCCACACCCGCAGCTTCCACCACATTCTGGGCATGCTCAATACGCTTACGCCCAGTATCGAGCCGAGGGCCACTGGGCACATTGTCGAACAAATCCAAATGGTGCAGGAGATTCTGGACAACGGCTATGCCTATGTGAAGAACGGCTCGGTTTATTTCAATACGCCTAAGTTCATCAAAGACTACGGCGTGTACGGCAAGCTCTCCGGCAAACAGGTCGACGACCTGCTTACCGAAACCCGGGACGACCTCAAAAACCAGGACGAAAAAAACCACCCCTCCGATTTCGCCATCTGGATCAAGGCCGACGAGCGCCACCTGATGCGCTGGCCGTCTCCCTGGTCCACCGGTTTCCCCGGCTGGCACCTGGAGTGCTCGGCCATGAGCACCAAATACCTGGGCAAGCAGTTCGACATCCACGGCGGCGGCATGGACCTGCAGTTTCCCCACCACGAGAACGAAATCGCCCAGAACTACGGCGCCTGCGGCTGCATGCCCGTCCGCTTCTGGATGCACGGCAATATGCTGCTGGTCAACAGCCGGAAAATGTCCAAAACGCCGGACCCGGAGACGGGCAAGTCCAACTCCATCACGCCGGTGGAACTCTTCTCCGGCGAGAATGAGATTTTCAGCAAGCCTTATTCTCCAATGGTGGTGCGCTTCTTTATGCTGCAGTCTCACTACCGCAGCACGCTCGATCTCACCGACGACGCCCTGCTGGCTGCCGAAAGGGGCTTTCGCCGACTAATGGAAGCCAACAAGACGCTGCAGGGCATGGCCTACACCGGCAAAGGGGCTGAAGGGCCGCTGGGCAAAGAAGTCAAAAAGTTGATCGCCCAGGTGCACGAGGAAATGAACGACGACTTCAACACGCCCAAAGCCCTGGCGGTGTTGTTCGACCTGGTCACCAAAGTCAACAGCCTGAAGGACGGCCACTTGTCTATAGACGAAATCCCGGAAGAGACATTCCAAAAACTGAAGTCAACCTTCCACGATTTCATCTACGACATCTTCGGCCTGAAGGACGAACTCGATGGCGGCGCTGAAGGCAACGGCCTGGCCGATGGCCTGATGCAGCTGATCATCGACATCCGCCAGCAGGCCCGCGCCAATAAGGACTGGGCCACTTCCGACAAAATCCGCGATGCGCTGAAGGAACTGGAAATCGTGCTGAAGGATGGTAAGGAGGGGACGAGTTGGGTAAAGGGATAG
- the ccsA gene encoding cytochrome c biogenesis protein CcsA: MLESLYYTSTLFKVTFFLYALALLGYLVGIFRKEKVFGTIPYALFAIAFLACTVLIVDRWVEAGRPPFKSFYESLVFAAWTTSLISLAVEYKFKMRLVGFLSTVGVAMIFLFALTKRDVEIIALPPALQTWMFIPHVISYFLAYGALFVAGLTAILYLALPKGIASHHTLGEQSRIDFSATTYQITKFGFLFLTAGLLLGTWWGQNAWSNYWGWDPKENWALITWLIFAAYLHFRNIPSWSEKRLAWVVVIGVAAIVFTYLGMDYLPTAEDSLHVYSGG, encoded by the coding sequence ATGCTAGAGAGCTTATATTATACCTCCACTCTATTCAAGGTGACGTTCTTCCTGTACGCCCTGGCCCTGCTGGGCTATTTGGTGGGTATTTTCAGAAAAGAAAAGGTTTTCGGAACGATACCTTACGCCCTGTTCGCCATTGCTTTCCTGGCCTGCACGGTACTTATCGTGGACCGTTGGGTGGAAGCGGGGCGGCCGCCGTTCAAAAGCTTTTATGAATCGCTGGTTTTTGCTGCCTGGACCACCTCGCTGATCAGCCTGGCGGTGGAGTACAAGTTCAAAATGCGGCTGGTCGGGTTCTTATCCACTGTCGGAGTAGCAATGATCTTCCTTTTTGCCCTCACCAAGCGGGACGTGGAGATCATCGCCCTGCCGCCGGCCCTGCAGACCTGGATGTTCATCCCGCACGTAATCTCTTATTTCCTGGCCTACGGCGCTTTGTTTGTGGCGGGCCTCACAGCTATTTTATACCTGGCTCTTCCCAAAGGCATTGCCTCGCACCACACGCTGGGCGAGCAGTCGCGCATCGATTTCAGCGCCACCACTTATCAGATCACCAAATTTGGCTTCCTGTTCCTCACCGCCGGCCTGCTGCTCGGCACCTGGTGGGGCCAGAACGCCTGGTCGAACTACTGGGGCTGGGACCCCAAGGAGAACTGGGCGCTGATCACCTGGCTCATCTTCGCCGCCTACCTGCACTTCCGGAATATCCCTTCCTGGAGCGAGAAGCGGCTGGCCTGGGTGGTTGTCATCGGCGTGGCGGCCATCGTGTTCACCTATCTGGGCATGGATTACCTGCCTACGGCCGAAGATAGCCTGCATGTGTATTCGGGGGGGTGA
- a CDS encoding cytochrome c biogenesis protein ResB — MADVKTTSPSPKNHDYQTRGFRRVTGLLAALVLFALLAQNLHEAFSNFWLSTLAPVAILAAYPAIFYKSLKRSIDTPYFATLSLLCIAVGTALGTFVSQNAPEAVFTQRYGETGSNVLSVLQWDDVFHSWWYIGFFVLLAGSLLKSSWKKKFNRENLGYHLAHLSPIIILLGFWVDYFYGFRGIIQLETGQSANIAKVYQGSTSYIGDSTEIPFRIRLDHFEFEKHDPDYRLQVWRNDAEPHAQATADGHGQKINGTPEIIASMPLKEAKIRHIYGTDVYFRLNEFYPNFTFEYTYPEVNNEVEPKDPGVLLNLKTPFGQADVNLFSNRPGRNTIVDEQHMGGWLEFYWEAPEELAQAIKGQPDAKWAGVNRTILVGVEKQIYYLVEGELSNEPLKAGQFYPFPNRKEIGFTMKYLYPDAAFLLSTPVSDGEELLNPVAKVEVWHKGGTSQESFLYPGGRKGGTFQIEGTDYFLALESFKDMETKYYRSEISVLGEKDEVLKSQSIIVNEPMLYGGYRFYQSDYNPDNPNYSGIGISHEPGLYVIYFGFAVMVIGCFMMFYGKYRKPVGLG, encoded by the coding sequence ATGGCTGATGTAAAAACGACCTCCCCGAGTCCTAAAAATCACGATTATCAAACCCGTGGATTCAGAAGGGTAACCGGCCTCCTGGCCGCCCTGGTGCTTTTCGCCCTGCTGGCGCAAAACCTGCATGAGGCTTTCAGCAACTTCTGGTTAAGCACCCTGGCGCCGGTAGCGATATTGGCTGCCTATCCCGCCATTTTTTACAAATCGCTGAAAAGGAGCATCGATACGCCTTATTTCGCTACGTTGAGCCTGCTTTGCATCGCGGTTGGAACAGCCCTGGGCACTTTTGTCAGTCAAAATGCGCCGGAGGCTGTTTTCACGCAGCGATATGGGGAAACCGGGAGTAACGTTCTCAGTGTCCTGCAGTGGGACGATGTGTTCCACAGTTGGTGGTACATAGGTTTCTTTGTGCTGCTGGCCGGCAGCCTGCTCAAGTCCAGCTGGAAGAAAAAGTTCAACCGGGAAAACCTTGGCTACCACCTCGCCCACCTCAGCCCCATTATCATCCTGCTGGGATTTTGGGTAGACTACTTTTACGGCTTCCGGGGCATCATTCAACTGGAAACCGGGCAGAGCGCCAATATTGCCAAAGTCTACCAGGGCAGTACCAGTTATATAGGCGACAGCACGGAAATACCCTTCCGGATACGCCTCGACCACTTTGAGTTTGAGAAGCACGACCCGGACTACCGCCTGCAGGTTTGGAGGAACGATGCGGAACCCCACGCCCAGGCAACGGCAGACGGCCACGGCCAAAAGATAAACGGCACGCCGGAAATCATTGCGTCCATGCCGTTGAAGGAAGCTAAAATACGCCACATCTACGGCACCGATGTCTACTTCCGCCTCAATGAATTCTACCCCAACTTCACCTTTGAATACACCTATCCGGAAGTCAATAATGAGGTCGAACCCAAAGATCCCGGCGTTTTGCTGAACCTTAAAACACCCTTTGGCCAGGCCGATGTCAACCTTTTTTCCAACCGTCCCGGCCGCAATACGATAGTCGACGAGCAACACATGGGCGGCTGGCTCGAATTCTACTGGGAAGCGCCCGAAGAACTCGCCCAGGCAATTAAGGGACAGCCGGATGCCAAATGGGCAGGAGTTAACCGGACCATTCTGGTAGGGGTAGAAAAACAGATTTACTACCTCGTGGAAGGCGAACTCTCGAACGAGCCGCTGAAGGCGGGCCAGTTCTACCCCTTCCCGAACCGCAAAGAGATCGGGTTCACCATGAAATACCTCTATCCCGATGCAGCTTTCCTGCTGTCTACCCCTGTTTCCGATGGAGAGGAACTGCTCAACCCGGTCGCCAAAGTAGAAGTGTGGCACAAAGGAGGAACCTCCCAGGAATCCTTCCTTTATCCAGGTGGCAGGAAAGGGGGCACCTTCCAGATCGAAGGCACCGATTATTTCCTGGCCCTTGAATCTTTCAAGGATATGGAAACCAAGTACTACCGAAGCGAGATTTCCGTACTGGGAGAGAAGGATGAGGTTTTGAAGAGCCAGTCTATAATCGTAAACGAACCCATGTTATACGGCGGCTATCGTTTTTACCAGTCGGATTACAACCCGGATAACCCCAATTATTCCGGCATCGGCATCAGCCACGAGCCGGGGCTCTACGTCATTTACTTTGGGTTCGCCGTGATGGTCATCGGCTGCTTCATGATGTTTTATGGGAAGTATCGGAAGCCGGTGGGGCTGGGGTGA